One region of Flavobacterium sp. KACC 22763 genomic DNA includes:
- a CDS encoding nucleoside-diphosphate kinase, whose amino-acid sequence MATNRTFTMIKPDAVANGHIGNILAMITNGGFKIVSLKLTQLTVADAKAFYAVHAERPFYGELVEFMSRGPIVAAILEKDNAVEDFRTLIGATNPAEAAEGTIRKAYATSIGENAVHGSDSDENAAIESAFHFAGREQF is encoded by the coding sequence ATGGCAACAAATAGAACTTTTACAATGATTAAACCAGATGCTGTTGCAAACGGACACATCGGGAATATCTTAGCAATGATTACTAATGGTGGTTTCAAAATCGTTTCATTAAAATTAACTCAATTAACTGTAGCTGATGCGAAAGCATTTTACGCAGTACACGCAGAAAGACCTTTCTACGGAGAATTAGTTGAATTCATGTCTCGCGGACCAATTGTTGCTGCTATTTTAGAAAAAGACAACGCAGTAGAAGATTTCAGAACTTTAATCGGTGCTACAAACCCAGCAGAAGCTGCTGAAGGAACTATTCGTAAAGCATACGCTACTTCAATCGGAGAAAATGCAGTTCACGGATCTGACAGCGACGAAAACGCTGCTATCGAAAGTGCATTCCACTTTGCAGGAAGAGAGCAATTCTAA
- a CDS encoding DUF721 domain-containing protein, producing the protein MAKRLNNETTIGAVLQQIIQVNKLQSGMDDIDVREAWRQLMGNGVNTYTRNIVLKGSTLYVELGSSVLREELTHGKYKIVKMINEELGREVVKDVILR; encoded by the coding sequence ATGGCGAAAAGACTAAATAACGAAACTACAATCGGTGCTGTTTTACAGCAAATTATTCAGGTGAACAAATTGCAGTCTGGAATGGATGATATTGATGTTCGGGAGGCTTGGAGACAGCTTATGGGAAATGGTGTAAATACATATACTCGTAATATTGTTCTGAAAGGAAGCACGCTTTATGTAGAATTGGGGTCTTCTGTTTTACGTGAAGAGTTGACTCACGGAAAGTATAAAATCGTAAAAATGATCAATGAAGAATTGGGCCGTGAAGTGGTGAAAGACGTGATTTTGCGGTAG
- a CDS encoding lipocalin family protein, with product MKNAFIVLFCSLLFVGCKQEIKPADIAKLNGYWEIEKVVFEKGEEKEYKMNETFDFFQIKNNKGVRTKVMPQFDGTFLTTDTFENVSVRFAGEQVFLDYKTKYAKWSEKIISLSADKLVVKNPQKIEYHYKKAGPVNLLNDGEKTK from the coding sequence ATGAAAAATGCTTTCATAGTTTTGTTTTGTTCGCTTTTGTTTGTGGGCTGTAAACAAGAAATAAAACCAGCAGATATTGCTAAATTGAACGGTTATTGGGAAATTGAAAAAGTGGTTTTTGAGAAAGGAGAAGAGAAGGAGTATAAAATGAACGAGACTTTTGATTTTTTTCAAATTAAAAATAATAAAGGTGTCCGAACGAAAGTTATGCCACAGTTTGACGGAACATTTTTGACTACAGATACTTTTGAAAATGTTTCGGTTCGTTTTGCTGGAGAGCAGGTTTTCTTGGATTATAAAACAAAGTATGCAAAATGGAGTGAAAAAATTATTTCGCTTTCAGCTGACAAATTAGTGGTTAAGAACCCGCAAAAAATAGAATATCATTATAAAAAAGCAGGACCCGTAAATCTTCTGAACGATGGCGAAAAGACTAAATAA
- the ftsY gene encoding signal recognition particle-docking protein FtsY, with protein MSFFKKLFSSEKKETLDKGLEKTKTTFFSKLSKAVAGKSKVDDDVLDDLEEVLVGSDVGVNTTLKIIERIEKRVAEDKYLGTDELNQILRDEIGALLSETNTGEATEFEIPKDKKPYVLMVVGVNGVGKTTTIGKLAYQFKKAGHNVVLGAADTFRAAAIDQLQVWADRVNVPIVRQQMGSDPASVAFDTLQSAVAQNADVVIIDTAGRLHNKVNLMNELTKVKRVMQKVVADAPHDVLLVLDGSTGQNAFEQAKQFTAATEVTSLAVTKLDGTAKGGVVIGISDQFQIPVKYIGVGEGIEDLQVFNKYEFVDSFFK; from the coding sequence ATGAGTTTTTTTAAAAAATTATTCTCTAGCGAAAAAAAAGAAACTTTAGACAAAGGTCTTGAAAAAACAAAAACTACTTTTTTCTCAAAGTTAAGCAAAGCCGTTGCAGGAAAATCTAAAGTTGACGATGATGTTTTAGATGATCTTGAAGAAGTTCTTGTAGGTTCTGATGTTGGAGTAAATACTACATTAAAAATCATTGAAAGAATTGAAAAACGTGTTGCTGAAGATAAATATCTAGGAACAGACGAATTAAATCAAATTCTGCGAGATGAAATTGGGGCTTTGCTGTCTGAAACGAATACAGGTGAAGCAACTGAATTTGAAATTCCAAAAGATAAAAAACCTTACGTTTTAATGGTTGTTGGAGTGAATGGAGTTGGAAAAACTACTACGATTGGTAAATTGGCTTATCAGTTTAAAAAAGCGGGTCATAATGTGGTTTTAGGAGCTGCAGATACTTTTCGTGCAGCTGCGATTGATCAATTGCAAGTTTGGGCAGATCGTGTAAACGTGCCAATTGTAAGACAGCAAATGGGGAGCGATCCTGCTTCTGTAGCTTTTGATACTTTGCAATCGGCTGTGGCTCAAAATGCTGATGTTGTTATTATTGATACTGCTGGGCGTCTTCATAACAAAGTAAACTTGATGAATGAGCTGACAAAAGTAAAGCGTGTAATGCAGAAAGTTGTGGCTGATGCACCTCACGATGTACTTTTGGTTTTGGATGGTTCAACAGGACAGAATGCTTTTGAACAGGCAAAACAATTTACGGCAGCGACAGAAGTTACTTCTTTGGCTGTAACTAAATTGGACGGAACTGCAAAAGGAGGAGTTGTAATTGGTATTTCTGATCAATTTCAAATTCCGGTTAAATATATTGGGGTTGGCGAAGGAATTGAAGATTTGCAAGTCTTTAATAAATATGAATTCGTTGATAGTTTCTTTAAATAA
- a CDS encoding DUF4295 domain-containing protein → MAKKTVASLQTSSKRLSKAIKMVKSPKTGAYTFVESIMAPEEVDEFLKKK, encoded by the coding sequence ATGGCAAAGAAAACCGTAGCATCGTTACAAACATCTTCTAAGAGATTATCAAAAGCCATCAAAATGGTAAAATCTCCTAAAACTGGTGCATATACATTCGTAGAATCTATTATGGCTCCTGAAGAAGTTGATGAATTCTTGAAAAAGAAATAA
- the rpmG gene encoding 50S ribosomal protein L33 has product MAKKGNRIQVILECTEHKTSGVPGTSRYITTKNKKNTPDRLEIKKFNPILKRVTVHKEIK; this is encoded by the coding sequence ATGGCAAAGAAAGGTAATAGAATCCAAGTAATTTTAGAATGTACTGAGCACAAGACTTCTGGTGTTCCAGGAACTTCTAGATATATTACAACTAAGAACAAAAAAAATACTCCAGATAGATTAGAGATTAAAAAATTTAATCCAATCTTAAAAAGAGTAACTGTTCACAAAGAAATTAAGTAA
- the rpmB gene encoding 50S ribosomal protein L28 → MSRVCDLTGKRAMVGNNVSHAMNKTKRKFSVNLVKKRFYLPEEDRWITLRVAASTIKTINKNGITAVLKKAQSEGFIK, encoded by the coding sequence ATGTCAAGAGTTTGTGACCTTACAGGTAAAAGAGCGATGGTAGGAAATAACGTTTCTCACGCTATGAACAAAACTAAGAGAAAGTTTTCTGTAAACTTAGTTAAAAAGCGTTTTTATCTTCCAGAAGAAGATAGATGGATTACTCTTAGAGTAGCAGCATCTACGATAAAAACAATTAATAAAAATGGAATCACTGCAGTTTTGAAAAAAGCGCAGTCAGAAGGATTTATCAAATAA